AAACGGCGAAATTTACTATGGGCTTATTTTAGAAGTCAATTTTGTTGAAGCATTTTACCAACATTATTTTTTACCCATAGCCTTTGTAACCGATGAGGATTTTGCAAAAAAAGACCAAATTCTTCCTATAGAAATAAATAATCAATTTGGGTATATTATTGATGCCACAAATTTAGAAGCTTTTAGGAAATTAGTCTTCGAGCGTATTGCCAAGGCAGAGCCGAAAGACACCACCAAGGTTCAGTATCACAAAAGCCATATGTTCGGCCACCTTAAATACGAGTCTTCAAGGTTTATTGGCTTAGAACAAAGCAACACCTCGTTGGTTTATAATGAAAAATATGTTTTAAAGTTTTTCAGACGGATTTTCGCAGATAAAAATCCAGACTACGAGATGAGTCGTTTTCTTTCTGAAAAAAAGGAATTTAAAAACACTCCGGCCTATTTGGGCAGCATCAATTTGGTCGATTCCAATAATGTGAACATTACTATTGGCTTAATGCAACAAATGATTCCTAACCAAGGTGATGCTTGGGATTATATGCTGAAAGAATTGCACAAAGTTTTTTGTAACATAGAATACAAAACCATTGCTATTGACCAGCTTCCCAATACAGATTTGTACCAACGCTTAAACATTCAAAGTATTCCTCCAGAAATTATAGATTGGGCCGGTTTAAATATATTTAACCAAGTACAAACCTTAGCCAAGCGAACAGCCGAAATGCACATCGCATTAGGCTCTGAGTTTGAAGAAACTGCATTTACACCAACTCATTATAACGGCGATTATACAGTTTGGTTAAAGAATAAAATGCTTTATCAATTCCAAAACAGGCTCAATACCGTTGAAAACAACCTCAACAAACTAGAGGGCATGGCTTTAAAATTGGCCAACGAATTTCTGGATAAAAAAAACATAATCAGGAAACGCTTTGTTGATTTTAATTGGACCAAGCTAAAAGGCGAACGCATAAGAATTCATGGCGATTACCATTTAGGCCAAATACTGGTTAAAGACAACGATTTTTATATTCTCGATTTTGAAGGCGAGCCCGAAAGCACCATACGTGACCGAAAGGTAAAGCAGCCTCCTCTAAAAGATGTTGCAGGGTTGTTCAGGTCGTTTCATTATGCTATTTACGCCAATGTATTTAACAACCATAAGCAACATTACAAAGCCTCTTTAGAAGAATTATTTAAAGCTTCAGAAATTCTATACCGCTACATTACCGGTCTGTTTTTAGGCACTTACGTTTACGAAACACAAAATGCAAACTTAAATCTAGGATATAACCAAGAGCGTATTTTTATACTAAAATACTGTCTGCTTGAAAAAGCAGTTTACGAGTTGGGGTACGAACTCAACTCACGCCCAGAATGGGCAATCATCCCACTAAAGGGAATATCTAATATAATAAATCATTAAAATATATGGCACAAGTAAAAGTTTACAGTTTATTTACAGAATTCGACATCAACCTTTTTAAAGCCGGTAAGCATTACAGGCTTTACGAAAAATTTGGTTCACACCTAGTTACCGTTGATGGTATAGAAGGCGTCTATTTTGCCGTATGGGCGCCCAGCGCTAAGCAAGTTTCTGTAATTGGTGATTTTAATTATTGGATGGAAGGCGAACACCAGCTAAACGTACGTTGGGATTCCAGCGGTATTTGGGAAGGTTTTATTCCTCTTGTTGAAAAGGGGGCAAAATATAAATACAAAATACAAAGCCATAACAATGATATAAAAACCGAAAAGGCCGACCCCTATGCAAGACGCTACGAACACCCACCAAGCACCGCATCTATAGTTTGGGACGATGACTACAAGTGGAAGGACAAAAACTGGATGAAAACCCGTAAAAAGAATAATGCGCTAGATGCACCATACTCTGTTTACGAAGTCCATTTAGGCTCTTGGAAGAAAAATGTAGAAGAGAATAGGTTCATGTCGTATTATGAGCTGGCAGACGATTTGGTAAATTATGTAAAAGACATGAACTTTACCCATGTAGAGCTTATGCCTATTATGGAGTATCCTTACGACCCCTCTTGGGGCTACCAACTTACGGGGTATTTTGCGCCCACATCGCGCTTTGGTTATCCCGAAGAGTTTAAGTATCTGATTGATAAACTCCACCAAAACGATATTGGTATTATTTTAGATTGGGTACCGTCGCATTTCCCTGAAGATGCTCACGGTTTGGGCTTTTTCGATGGTTCTCACCTATACGAACACCCAGATAAACGTAAAGGCTACCACCAAGACTGGAAAAGTTTAATATTTAATTACGAAAGAAACGAAGTGCGTTCGTTCTTAATAAGTAATGCCATTTTCTGGATGGACCAATACCATGCCGACGGGCTGCGTGTAGATGCCGTAGCATCCATGTTATTTTTAGATTATTCACGTGAAGACGGCGAATGGGAGCCTAATATTTACGGTGGCAGAGAAAACTTGGCTGTTATAAGTTTTCTTAAAGAATTGAATGAAGAAATTTATGCATCCTTTCCCGATGTGCAGACCATTGCCGAAGAATCGACAGCCTTCCCTATGGTTTCAAAACCCACTTTTGTTGGCGGATTAGGTTTTGGCATGAAATGGATGATGGGCTGGATGCACGACACGCTTGAGTACTTTGCAAAAGATCCTGTTTACAGAAAATACCATCACAACGAGATTACCTTTAGTTTAGCATATGCCTTTACCGAAAACTTCATGTTGCCTTTGTCGCACGACGAAGTGGTTTATGGCAAAAACTCAATAGTAGGAAGAATGCCCGGCGATGAGTGGCAACGTTTTGCTAACCTCAGGTTGCTCTATGGCTATATGTTTACACACCCAGGAACCAAGTTATTGTTTATGGGCGGTGAATTTGGACAATACAATGAATGGGATTTTCAAGAAAGTTTAGATTGGAACCTACTAGATTTTAAACCACATAAAGACACACAAAATTTCTATAAAGCACTAAACAAATTCTATAAAACAACACCAGCGCTTTACGAAAAACCATTTTCTGGCGAAGGTTTTGAATGGATAAGTTATGACGACCATGAAAATTGTGTGATTTCCTATATCCGAAAGGGCTACAACCCTGAAGAAAACGTTGCTGTAATTTGCAACCTAACCCCTAGCATTAGAGAAAACTACCGTATTGGTGTTCCGGTTAAGGGCAAACTAAAAGAAATCTTTAACAGCGATTTAGAGGAATTTGGTGGTAGTGGCGTTTCAAATACAAAACAAATAACCATTAAAAAAACACCTTGGAACGGCAAAGATTATTCAGCAGAAGTAACCTTACCGCCTTTAGCTGTAACGGTGTTTCAATTTAAATCTTAAAATAAAAAGTCTCTTGCCCTGCTCTCACAATTACGGGGCAAAAGACTTTAATCTAGTACTTAACACTAAAAATCACTACTGATTTTCAAATTAATTTGCTATTAATCTCCATAAAAATACATCTGAAAATACTTTTTTGTAAGATCCACAACTATGTGTTTGAATATTTGAGCATTACACAAATTTCTTAGTTATTTTTTAATAAAATTTGACACGACTTAAATTTAAAAATTAGTATTTTCGGCATTTATTATACACGCATAACTCTATGATATTAAATACAGAACTTGAATACAAAGGAAATTTATTTCCTTCCAAAATAATAAAATATGAAAAAAACCTAAATGTACTGTCTTTTACTACCGAGAATGGTGTAAAATTAGAGGTTACTGTACGCCGCGATAGTATCTTAAGGTTTAGGTTTACAACAACAGGTATATTTGATAACGATTTTTCGTATGCTATTACAAAATACGCTAGCCGTGGTTATAACCACCTAGAAGTTACCGAAGATAATGAACATTACATCATTACCACATCAAAATTGATTTGCTACATTTCAAAAATAGATTTAAGATCATCTATTTACGACGCTAAAGATAATAGCCTGATATGTGAAGACGAATTAGGCTTCCACTGGGAAGAAAGCTACCAATTTGGCGGCGATGTCGTTAAAATGTCTAAAACAGCACAGCCCGGCGAAAGCTACTATGGTCTTGGCGACAAACCCGTAGACAACAACTTAAAAGGGAAGCGTTTTGAAAATTGGGTGACCGATTCTTATGCTTACGGAAGAGATACGGATCCCATTTATAAAGCCATTCCGTTTTACACGGCCTTACAGAACAAAAAATCTTACGGTATATTTTTCGATAACACGTTCCGTTCTTATTTCGATTTTTGCAGTGAACGACGTAACATTACCAGCTTTTGGGCACATGGTGGTGAGATGAACTATTATTTTATCTATGGCCCAGAGATGTCTGAAGTAGTTGCCAACTACACCGATTTAACAGGTAAACCACACGAAATGCCCGCGCTGTGGGCACTTGGTTACCACCAATGCAAGTGGAGCTACTACCCAGAATCTAATGTTAAAGAAATTGCTGCTAAGTTTAGAGAACTGAAAATTCCTTGTGATGCCATTTATTTGGATATTGATTATATGGAAGGATTTAGGTGCTTTACATGGAGTAAAGAATATTTTCCAGATCCTAAACGTATGGTAAAGGAACTCGCTGACGATGGCTTTAAAACCATTGTTATTATAGATCCAGGAATTAAAATAGACATGGATTATTCTGTGTTTAAAGAAGGCCTTGAAAAAGACTATTTCTGCAAACGTGCCGATGGGCCATATATGAAAGGGAAAGTATGGCCTGGAGAATGTTATTTTCCAGACTTTACCAAACCAGAAGTAAGAGATTGGTGGTCCAATTTATTTAAGGAATTAGTAGAAGATATAGGCGTAAAAGGTGTTTGGAACGATATGAACGAACCTGCCGTTATGGATGTTCCTGGAAAAACTTTTCCAGACGATGTGCGACACGATTACGATGGCAACGCTTGCAGTCACCGAAAAGCGCATAACATTTACGGCATGCAAATGGCACGTGCCACCTATCAAGGCTTAAAGAAATTTTCATATCCTAAACGTCCTTTTGTTATTACCAGAGCGGCTTATTCGGGTACACAACGCTATACGTCAAGCTGGACGGGCGATAACGTGGCCTCTTGGGATCATCTAAACATTGCCAACCTGCAAGCCCAACGTATGGCTATGTCTGGTTTTTCATTCATTGGTTCAGATATTGGAGGGTTTGCCGAACAACCCAATGGTGAACTTTATGCCCGTTGGATACAATTGGGTATTTTCCACCCTTTTTGTAGAACGCACTCTTCTGGAGACCACGGAGACCAAGAACCATGGGCATTTGACAAAACCATAACTGATGTCGTTAGAAAGTTCATTGAACTTCGTTATCAATTATTACCGTACTTATACACGGCGTTTTGGAGATATGCCGATGAAGGTATTCCTATCTTAAAATCGTTAGTACTTTACGATCAAGAAGATCAACAAACGCACTATAGAAACGACGAGTTTATTTTTGGTGAAAAAATACTGGTTTGCCCTGTAAATGGACCCAATCAAAAAGGAAGGCGCATGTACATTCCTCGCGGGAAATGGTATAACTTTTGGACTGACGAGGTTGTAAAAGGCGGGCAAGAACTATGGGTTGATGCTGATCTTGATAGTATGCCTCTTTTTGTTAAAGAAGGTGCAATTATTCCTAAATATCCTATCCAACAATATGTAGGTGAA
This genomic stretch from Flavobacteriaceae bacterium GSB9 harbors:
- a CDS encoding trehalose synthase — its product is MSNNVSTKSAQPVFVSAKPWEDLLDYPDFVETFLSDVLEKYIVNQRWYGGKSSQLKYIELSEFFKIQQNGEIYYGLILEVNFVEAFYQHYFLPIAFVTDEDFAKKDQILPIEINNQFGYIIDATNLEAFRKLVFERIAKAEPKDTTKVQYHKSHMFGHLKYESSRFIGLEQSNTSLVYNEKYVLKFFRRIFADKNPDYEMSRFLSEKKEFKNTPAYLGSINLVDSNNVNITIGLMQQMIPNQGDAWDYMLKELHKVFCNIEYKTIAIDQLPNTDLYQRLNIQSIPPEIIDWAGLNIFNQVQTLAKRTAEMHIALGSEFEETAFTPTHYNGDYTVWLKNKMLYQFQNRLNTVENNLNKLEGMALKLANEFLDKKNIIRKRFVDFNWTKLKGERIRIHGDYHLGQILVKDNDFYILDFEGEPESTIRDRKVKQPPLKDVAGLFRSFHYAIYANVFNNHKQHYKASLEELFKASEILYRYITGLFLGTYVYETQNANLNLGYNQERIFILKYCLLEKAVYELGYELNSRPEWAIIPLKGISNIINH
- the glgB gene encoding 1,4-alpha-glucan branching protein GlgB, coding for MAQVKVYSLFTEFDINLFKAGKHYRLYEKFGSHLVTVDGIEGVYFAVWAPSAKQVSVIGDFNYWMEGEHQLNVRWDSSGIWEGFIPLVEKGAKYKYKIQSHNNDIKTEKADPYARRYEHPPSTASIVWDDDYKWKDKNWMKTRKKNNALDAPYSVYEVHLGSWKKNVEENRFMSYYELADDLVNYVKDMNFTHVELMPIMEYPYDPSWGYQLTGYFAPTSRFGYPEEFKYLIDKLHQNDIGIILDWVPSHFPEDAHGLGFFDGSHLYEHPDKRKGYHQDWKSLIFNYERNEVRSFLISNAIFWMDQYHADGLRVDAVASMLFLDYSREDGEWEPNIYGGRENLAVISFLKELNEEIYASFPDVQTIAEESTAFPMVSKPTFVGGLGFGMKWMMGWMHDTLEYFAKDPVYRKYHHNEITFSLAYAFTENFMLPLSHDEVVYGKNSIVGRMPGDEWQRFANLRLLYGYMFTHPGTKLLFMGGEFGQYNEWDFQESLDWNLLDFKPHKDTQNFYKALNKFYKTTPALYEKPFSGEGFEWISYDDHENCVISYIRKGYNPEENVAVICNLTPSIRENYRIGVPVKGKLKEIFNSDLEEFGGSGVSNTKQITIKKTPWNGKDYSAEVTLPPLAVTVFQFKS
- a CDS encoding glycoside hydrolase family 31 protein; the encoded protein is MILNTELEYKGNLFPSKIIKYEKNLNVLSFTTENGVKLEVTVRRDSILRFRFTTTGIFDNDFSYAITKYASRGYNHLEVTEDNEHYIITTSKLICYISKIDLRSSIYDAKDNSLICEDELGFHWEESYQFGGDVVKMSKTAQPGESYYGLGDKPVDNNLKGKRFENWVTDSYAYGRDTDPIYKAIPFYTALQNKKSYGIFFDNTFRSYFDFCSERRNITSFWAHGGEMNYYFIYGPEMSEVVANYTDLTGKPHEMPALWALGYHQCKWSYYPESNVKEIAAKFRELKIPCDAIYLDIDYMEGFRCFTWSKEYFPDPKRMVKELADDGFKTIVIIDPGIKIDMDYSVFKEGLEKDYFCKRADGPYMKGKVWPGECYFPDFTKPEVRDWWSNLFKELVEDIGVKGVWNDMNEPAVMDVPGKTFPDDVRHDYDGNACSHRKAHNIYGMQMARATYQGLKKFSYPKRPFVITRAAYSGTQRYTSSWTGDNVASWDHLNIANLQAQRMAMSGFSFIGSDIGGFAEQPNGELYARWIQLGIFHPFCRTHSSGDHGDQEPWAFDKTITDVVRKFIELRYQLLPYLYTAFWRYADEGIPILKSLVLYDQEDQQTHYRNDEFIFGEKILVCPVNGPNQKGRRMYIPRGKWYNFWTDEVVKGGQELWVDADLDSMPLFVKEGAIIPKYPIQQYVGEKTIEELTLDVYYKQGKENSMVYEDANDGYDYIKGRYSLRDFKLHGKKDELIIQQHKSGKYVTTYKTFKLKLHGLPFKISKIEVDNVEIPFKELKLNGDNTLTLIKEFTELHIMA